Proteins from one Malaya genurostris strain Urasoe2022 chromosome 2, Malgen_1.1, whole genome shotgun sequence genomic window:
- the LOC131432726 gene encoding histone-lysine N-methyltransferase ash1 isoform X2, translating to MTTVKTPPVESKPPGKSPLSSSSSSSSSSDSDDGSDSSSDSDSSSVASTSKTSSKQSTDKQQQQQQQQQQQQQQQFSVTSSDSAGLRMKIAIPRNQSNSTPTPSPSGGIGTSTAATINTPNRPGSSASDVQKLAPAPVVASPISPVLAAMSATASLEKIRPGTSSSLSKPESRTSTRKSSKSDSSSESSSCFSNFSDSDSDSSSSDNQADGSKKDDSAGTGQKKHKFVKRKKSNRSVSTSSSSEGSDESSVSDSSSDENQDKDRDANQDACPQNNSVPEKLPLSDVNPASSHPASGSMPDADAGSSSDNELPALVNAAIMRVAESGSDGESCRGTPSAIPQYTSSLLRDFVAKTSMLGSGGGSAETATSAASAEVHKIKTESPIPSQGGSANMMGSSNNSNSNAVNANGLASKPAPIVPIKRRGRPPKSASNTALVAAAKAPTPTVSESPDSGILSTHSSTGSPKTDKKIAVANSQKRRTETEPCSSGATSSKNAVVAPLNKYTIASLDRNTYATERVLYPPRGKKKPGRPAKEKQPPAAAAEDNLDPLWKKIDISQKFHEPRLSGYKSDGGHSTICCSKRLASQSGYISDYGGSSHRKSRLSGYKSDCSTKSRKSCGYKSDYSVKAKSCGYRSDCSTRQRKQVRRKRRKKLVPNNNNLNNKNFNQSSKSSSVSEQDILQLAGLTLGSTSEESSSSQESLLSVNADAPFSKALQISNDQSNSKNSNIPTLLTAKNRVNHLLPINNFKGIFSSLSRFGSADTFSSNISPKNSFAAFLKSNRNKDNGKVNVRKLPLSKANVIRNSEECSKRFQRSTSQDLLSRITNADIPKASPAKSVCSKRSRRKSCHSDRLDTASVKSSGTTIRQRRLSTMSRCSSRSAGSRHPWRKKKRKRLRSNSVAGKSSADIKLGMEIERLNESFGSQCRISSEGRAKDGLLGIGAAALAGAAAKNQQKGRSTKKRKASEHVESPSSAATGTKRRNKKSLPTQSPDDHKLPLKKRHYLLSEQTAKGNDSGAEKDETKSHSVIHSCAAASGRASTLTVASGSSTSASVTVSSKDLTKAVTPKKRHLLKSPEPVIIEEIVQIKSSDSPLPVEARLAAELAAVDTGHSHPKKSETISRKKNRLEGLVSKIQPTATVTAILADNNILAATNHRSTPHARPTVIHTSSSSAANAPPPGVFEPTVDLELSIPASIPSLIAKVELLDSPRLKETISKLEGEDISRKGSEKVIESLLTKTGAHLLLKKKRKKPNRTGFPTVKKKKRKLVEKDPSDEEQKPEVGPELFDSSNLTKHVPSEAERAAKEKHHKEGPKNCDRVPKEGEPTDTFIERNTRPRLSVVSLERLQGKIPMSGREPAATPTGSSGRGRKSALSSAAESPNARGAPAERRQLREKSRDKSEPERKSSKSKDRKSRLGAELPVKLPDKDLAVKSHRQKEKIVVIPDKLSKLRDKFTETPRLEKSSKRSDRPPAEALTDKSTRKKETLPESHTPSEKVSQRQKEAQEESSKKSLKQTETAEASPSVARSNEKLTKNKENKLQTMKVKALAVPPSVAKSNEKMAKEKDSKLLSPKQKEKLQPESEVHLNVGKSNEKLATKEKERKLLTLKQKDKHPESEVSPSVEKSTDKPAKEKENKLLCLKPKEKPSEIPTSDVKTSDKTTKEKENKLPLPAPKKAKISTEASAAPLPVRRTRSCSIALDSMELAAKRKASQDNEIVLKNAVIKLQPCMISNEDSDSLDSMPLLKRLQSRSISRQQKHSIVSETLVTSPKAPSRLRGRPRTASPIPAAETPPIPVTPTLSEQLSKLRRSRMSVVDTARRQEVDHTPVAMPCIKETRSAAARKSFTKDPPAEQQHLDIPPVKIIISKKDQKAVASAVAVEKQFETVKSPQPTDIVEMNEDHSKNRSSSRIDIVLDKIRKEQKKPEEVASVKLKRMKSDEPKADEEKPSKILKKNSTELTAQKVVVPLVPVDVHKFDLEESITQLSKIQPASSTEDLEHDPLPADEGPPDYFRNETPSPAVDGKTKKVPRKKYITAGLFSDCYKDDGKVSGRNIPKVQPETLLPPPAYCERFLRRTQRDFQLPFDLWWLHDNGKLTARHTVASWNYRKIRTNVYYDVKPNPSTDHPQCNCKPDSGCQDDCLNRLVYVECMTESCPCGDRCRNTKIQRHEYAPGLERFMTEQKGWGIRSKEGVKKGTFIMEYLGEVVTDKEFKERMRTIYLTDNHHYCLNLTGGLVIDGHRMGSDCRFVNHSCAPNCEMQKWSVNGLFRMALFASRDIPANEELTYDYNFSLFNPSEGQPCKCETKQCRGVIGGKSQRIKPLPVVVEAKNIAEAVAVSTTANPPTISTTETSPRSAARSRKRQAKKNAPLTQLNGQPLPNFVAPTVKERALIVEHHCFLMRNLNKIRKLKDRSPEHPSSQSASPAPGQVAGVNGKPSLASQISALRCPRNMRTRGLAFVEDDPELEKIARIAVALKELCIEIASLKDEKGQLYQNRLAPPSKKKVPLYYERIPRPIDLAQIQSNIEQGSYKQPKLFEDDLLIMFGNAVKYYGINSAEGIASQKLKEHYYTCKQRQVDKLIAYVGEQNELLRGFIPKTEPETIVPVKGRGKFKQEQPEDIIRCICGLFKDEGLMIQCSRCLVWQHIECTKADPAVDNYLCEKCLPRSINYEIPLNDFTEEGYQYYISLMRGNLQIRQTDTVYVLRDIPMAPDPNNPEGPPRKHTYETIGKVDYAECDIFRVESLWKDKEGRRFVYGHHYLRPHETYHEPTRRFYPNEVMRVPLYEVIPIELVMDRCWVLDPATFCKGRPVDSSEPHVYICELRVDKSARLFSKISRHAHPVCMKSYAFHKFEEKLKISKTFAPHDLGSLSHLLTAKDNRRKGSKKDDANSTTSATPTVGSKKMTPVMQLLPPPPKTLAEKRNRLEEVLGRLMTKLNTNPAALPVVDISYLLTGRGARLRRTIANATPVPII from the exons ATGACGACGGTGAAAACTCCGCCGGTGGAATCAAAACCACCCGGCAAATCTCCTCTGTCGtcctcgtcgtcgtcatcgtcgtcctcggattcggatgatgggTCGGATTCCTCTTCGGATTCTGATTCCTCGTCAGTTGCTTCTACCAGTAAGACGAGCAGCAAGCAAAGCACCGacaaacagcaacagcagcagcagcagcaacaacaacaacaacagcaacagttCAGCGTGACGAG CTCCGACAGCGCCGGGCTTCGGATGAAAATCGCCATCCCTCGAAATCAATCCAACTCAACGCCGACCCCATCGCCTTCCGGTGGGATCGGTACCAGTACTGCTGCCACAATCAACACTCCGAATCGTCCGGGATCATCGGCTAGTGATGTACAGAAGTTGGCTCCTGCTCCGGTGGTAGCATCACCGATTAGTCCGGTACTAGCAGCGATGAGTGCAACCGCGAGTCTCGAGAAAATTCGTCCAGGAACAAGCTCTTCATTGTCTAAACCGGAAAGTCGCACATCGACTAGAAAAAGTAGTAAAAGCGATTCCAGTTCCGAGAGTTCGTCGTGTTTCTCAAATTTCAGCGACAGTGACAGCGACAGCAGCAGCTCCGACAATCAAGCGGACGGCAGCAAGAAAGATGACTCGGCAGGAACTGGACAGAAAAAACACAAATTTGTCAAGAGGAAGAAG AGCAATCGAAGTGTATCGACAAGTAGCAGTAGTGAAGGAAGTGATGAGTCCAGTGTTTCAGATTCCAGTAGCGATGAGAACCAGGATAAGGATAGAGATGCCAACCAGGATGCGTGCCCACAGaacaattcagttccagagaaaCTGCCTCTGTCGGATGTTAATCCGGCTTCCTCGCATCCCGCATCAGGTTCGATGCCAGATGCCGATGCCGGTTCCTCATCCGATAATGAACTTCCTGCGCTGGTGAATGCCGCGATTATGCGTGTGGCCGAAAGTGGTTCTGATGGTGAAAGCTGTCGCGGAACGCCATCGGCTATTCCTCAGTACACTTCTAGTTTACTTCGGGATTTTGTGGCAAAAACCAGTATGCTCGGTAGTGGAGGAGGTTCCGCAGAAACGGCAACCTCCGCAGCTTCTGCAGAGGTACATAAAATCAAGACTGAATCACCCATCCCGAGTCAAGGTGGTAGTGCAAACATGATGGGCTCTAgtaacaacagcaacagcaacgcaGTTAACGCAAATGGACTAGCGTCTAAGCCGGCGCCAATTGTTCCTATAAAACGAAGAGGTAGGCCCCCGAAATCAGCCAGCAATACGGCACTCGTTGCTGCTGCGAAAGCTCCTACTCCAACGGTTAGCGAATCTCCTGACTCGGGCATACTTTCCACGCACAGTTCCACAGGTTCTCCTAAAACGGATAAAAAAATTGCAGTGGCCAACAGTCAAAAGCGACGCACCGAAACCGAACCATGTAGTAGCGGTGCTACAAGTAGTAAGAATGCAGTCGTTGCGCCACTGAATAAATACACCATAGCTAGTTTGGATCGAAATACCTACGCGACGGAACGAGTCCTCTATCCTCCAAGAGGCAAGAAAAAGCCAGGTAGACCCGCTAAAGAGAAACAACCACCGGCAGCAGCCGCCGAAGACAATCTCGATCCGTTGTGGAAAAAGATCGACATCAGCCAAAAGTTTCATGAACCTCGGCTCAGTGGCTATAAAAGTGATGGCGGTCATTCAACGATTTGCTGCAGTAAACGGTTGGCTTCGCAAAGTGGTTACATTAGCGATTACGGTGGCAGCAGTCATCGGAAAAGTCGTTTATCTGGCTACAAATCGGACTGTAGTACGAAGTCGAGAAAAAGTTGTGGCTACAAAAGTGATTACAGCGTCAAAGCCAAAAGCTGCGGCTATCGAAGTGACTGCAGTACTCGCCAACGGAAGCAGGTTCGACGGAAACGACGAAAGAAGTTGGTACCGAACAATAATAATTTGAACAATAAAAACTTTAACCAGAGCAGTAAATCTTCGAGTGTTAGCGAACAGGACATACTGCAGCTGGCCGGACTTACGTTGGGGAGCACAAGCGAGGAAAGCAGCAGTAGTCAGGAGTCTTTACTATCCGTTAATGCAGACGCCCCATTTAGCAAAGCACTTCAAATCTCCAACGATCAAtcgaacagtaaaaacagtaacatACCTACTCTTTTGACGGCGAAGAATCGTGTCAATCATTTGCTTCCAATTAATAACTTCAAGGGCATTTTCTCTTCGTTGAGCCGTTTCGGAAGCGCTGACACTTTTTCTTCCAACATCAGTCCGAAGAATTCATTCGCTGCCTTCCTCAAGAGCAATCGCAATAAGGATAATGGGAAGGTCAACGTACGGAAGTTACCCCTGTCCAAGGCCAACGTTATCAGGAACTCGGAGGAGTGCAGTAAACGGTTTCAGCGAAGTACCAGTCAAGATTTGCTGAGTCGAATAACGAATGCGGATATCCCGAAAGCTTCACCAGCCAAATCAGTTTGTTCCAAACGAAGTCGGCGGAAGAGTTGCCATAGTGACCGATTGGATACGGCTTCCGTCAAGAGTTCCGGTACGACCATTCGTCAGCGAAGGCTAAGTACGATGAGCCGATGTAGCAGTAGATCTGCCGGGTCGAGACACCCCTGGAGGAAAAAGAAAAGGAAACGGCTACGTTCCAATTCCGTAGCGGGGAAATCGTCGGCCGACATCAAGCTAGGAATGGAAATCGAACGATTAAATGAGTCGTTCGGTAGTCAGTGCCGCATAAGCTCAGAGGGAAGAGCGAAGGACGGATTGCTGGGTATTGGGGCAGCTGCATTAGCCGGTGCGGCTGCCAAAAATCAGCAGAAAGGGCGTTCCACCAAAAAACGGAAGGCCTCGGAACATGTGGAATCTCCGTCGTCAGCTGCCACGGGTACAAAGCGACGCAACAAAAAATCTCTACCTACGCAGAGTCCTGACGATCACAAGTTGCCACTGAAGAAGCGACACTATCTACTAAGTGAACAAACGGCGAAGGGAAATGATAGCGGAGCAGAGAAGGACGAGACCAAGAGTCATTCTGTGATTCATTCGTGTGCTGCTGCGAGTGGCCGAGCATCGACATTGACGGTGGCTTCAGGTTCATCGACATCTGCCTCGGTAACCGTTTCATCCAAGGATCTTACAAAAGCTGTGACGCCAAAAAAGCGACATCTCCTAAAATCACCAGAACCGGTTATCATCGAGGAGATCGTTCAAATCAAATCTAGCGATTCTCCGTTGCCGGTTGAAGCCAGGTTGGCTGCTGAGCTCGCTGCCGTCGATACCGGTCATAGTCATCCGAAAAAGAGCGAAACAATTTCTAGGAAGAAGAACCGGTTGGAAGGTCTGGTATCGAAAATACAACCGACGGCCACGGTTACTGCGATTCTGGCAGATAACAATATATTGGCAGCAACCAATCATCGCTCGACGCCCCATGCTCGGCCTACTGTGATCCACACGTCTTCTTCCTCAGCTGCCAATGCGCCTCCACCGGGAGTATTCGAGCCAACGGTCGATCTGGAGCTTTCGATTCCTGCTTCAATTCCTTCTCTGATTGCCAAAGTCGAACTATTGGATAGTCCACGATTGAAGGAAACTATTTCCAAGCTGGAAGGTGAGGATATTTCGAGAAAAGGTTCCGAAAAAGTAATTGAATCGCTTCTTACCAAAACAGGAGCCCATCTGTTGCTGAAGAAAAAGCGCAAGAAACCGAATCGAACCGGTTTTCCCAcagtcaaaaagaaaaaaaggaaattggTTGAAAAGGATCCGTCCGATGAGGAACAGAAACCGGAGGTTGGTCCTGAATTGTTCGATTCTTCCAACTTGACGAAACATGTGCCATCGGAAGCAGAGAGGGCAGCTAAAGAAAAGCACCACAAAGAAGGTCCAAAAAATTGTGACCGTGTGCCAAAGGAGGGTGAACCGACAGATACTTTCATCGAACGGAACACACGTCCCCGTTTGTCGGTGGTGAGTCTGGAACGTTTGCAAGGAAAAATTCCGATGAGTGGACGGGAACCGGCCGCGACTCCAACGGGTAGTTCTGGACGAGGACGAAAATCAGCTCTTTCTTCTGCTGCAGAATCCCCTAACGCACGAGGTGCTCCTGCAGAAAGAAGGCAACTCAGAGAAAAATCCAGAGATAAAAGTGAACCGGAAAGAAAAAGTTCCAAATCAAAAGACAGGAAATCTCGTCTCGGGGCAGAGTTACCGGTTAAGCTACCAGACAAAGATTTGGCAGTGAAAAGTCACagacaaaaagaaaaaattgtcgTTATTCCGGACAAACTTTCCAAACTTCGAGACAAATTTACGGAAACACCGCGCCTTGAAAAGTCGTCTAAACGAAGCGATAGGCCACCGGCAGAAGCACTCACGGATAAATCCactagaaagaaggaaactcttCCTGAATCTCATACTCCAAGTGAAAAGGTTTCGCAAAGGCAGAAGGAAGCACAGGAAGAGTCGTCCAAGAAAAGTTTGAAACAAACGGAAACGGCCGAAGCCTCTCCGAGTGTAGCGAGATCGAATGAGAAATTAACGAAAAACAAGGAGAATAAGTTACAGACCATGAAAGTAAAGGCACTGGCAGTTCCTCCGAGTGTAGCGAAGTCAAACGAGAAAATGGCTAAAGAGAAGGACAGCAAATTACTGAGTCCTAAACAAAAAGAGAAACTTCAGCCCGAGTCAGAAGTGCATCTGAATGTTGGTAAGTCGAACGAAAAACTGGCAACGaaagagaaagaaagaaaattaCTAACCTTGAAACAGAAGGACAAacatccagaatcggaagtttcGCCGAGCGTAGAGAAATCGACTGACAAACCGGCGAAAGAAAAGGAAAATAAACTACTTTGCTTAAAGCCGAAAGAAAAACCGTCGGAAATTCCTACGAGTGATGTCAAAACAAGCGACAAAACGACTAAAGAAAAGGAAAATAAGCTACCGCTTCCGGCACCGAAGAAAGCGAAAATTTCCACTGAAGCAAGTGCTGCCCCGCTACCGGTGCGCAGAACccgcagctgttccatcgctctaGACTCGATGGAGTTGGCAGCGAAGCGGAAAGCCAGTCAAGACAACGAAATCGTACTGAAGAATGCCGTCATCAAACTGCAACCTTGCATGATATCGAACGAAGATTCCGACAGCTTAGATTCCATGCCACTTCTGAAGCGTCTCCAATCTCGCTCAATATCCAGACAGCAGAAGCATTCGATTGTTTCCGAAACTCTTGTAACTTCCCCCAAAGCACCGAGTCGACTACGAGGCCGGCCACGGACCGCATCCCCAATACCTGCTGCCGAAACTCCTCCCATCCCCGTTACACCGACCTTGTCCGAACAGCTGAGCAAGCTGAGACGATCGCGAATGAGCGTTGTTGACACGGCGAGACGTCAAGAGGTAGACCATACGCCAGTAGCAATGCCTTGTATTAAAGAAACTAGGTCGGCTGCCGCAAGGAAATCTTTTACTAAGGATCCACCCGCGGAACAACAGCACTTGGATATTCCACCGGTGAAGATAATCATTTCGAAAAAAGACCAGAAAGCAGTAGCTTCAGCCGTTGCTGttgaaaaacaatttgaaactGTGAAGAGTCCACAGCCGACCGATATAGTAGAAATGAACGAGGATCACTCCAAGAATCGATCTTCGAGTAGAATTGATATCGTCCTGGACAAGATTAGAAAGGAACAGAAAAAACCTGAGGAAGTTGCAAGTGTTAAGCTAAAACGGATGAAAAGTGACGAACCCAAGGCAGACGAGGAAAAACCGagcaaaatattgaaaaagaaTTCCACGGAACTGACCGCACAGAAAGTGGTTGTTCCGTTGGTTCCCGTGGATGTGCATAAATTCGACTTAGAGGAATCTATCACTCAACTGTCGAAGATACAGCCGGCTTCATCTACGGAAGATTTGGAACATGATCCGCTTCCGGCGGACGAAGGACCACCGGATTATTTCCGTAACGAGACTCCCTCGCCAGCTGTGGATGGTAAAACGAAGAAAGTGCCTCGTAAAAAATATATCACCGCCGGGCTTTTCTCCGATTGCTACAAAGATGACGGCAAAGTGTCTGGTCGAAATATTCCGAAAGTACAACCGGAAACGCTTCTACCGCCACCGGCCTACTGTGAGCGGTTTCTTCGTAGAACCCAACGGGACTTCCAATTGCCGTTCGATCTGTGGTGGTTACACGACAACGGTAAACTTACAGCCCGACATACAGTGGCAAGTTGGAACTACAGAAAAATCCGAACGAACGTTTATTACGATGTCAAGCCGAACCCGTCTACCGATCATCCGCAGTGTAACTGCAAGCCGGATAGCGGCTGCCAGGACGATTGCCTAAACCGGTTAGTATATGTCGAATGTATGACGGAAAGCTGTCCCTGCGGAGATCGTTGTCGAAACACGAAAATTCAGCGGCACGAGTATGCACCGGGATTGGAACGGTTCATGACCGAACAGAAGGGTTGGGGCATTCGTTCGAAGGAGGGCGTTAAGAAGGGAACATTCATCATGGAATACCTGGGAGAGGTTGTTACCGATAAGGAATTCAAGGAACGGATGCGAACAATCTATCTCACCGACAATCATCACTACTGTCTGAATCTCACCGGTGGCCTTGTAATCGATGGTCACCGAATGGGTAGTGACTGTCGCTTCGTTAATCACTCGTGCGCCCCAAACTGCGAGATGCAAAAATGGTCCGTCAATGGGCTCTTTAGAATGGCCCTGTTTGCATCCCGTGATATTCCAGCCAATGAAGAATTGACGTACGACTATAACTTCTCGTTGTTCAATCCATCCGAAGGACAACCGTGCAAATGTGAAACAAAGCAGTGTCGCGGTGTTATCGGAGGTAAATCCCAGCGAATCAAACCGCTTCCGGTGGTCGTCGAAGCGAAAAACATCGCTGAGGCTGTGGCTGTTTCAACAACCGCCAATCCACCAACGATTTCGACCACCGAAACAAGCCCACGAAGTGCTGCTCGTTCACGAAAACGTCAAGCAAAGAAAAATGCTCCACTAACGCAGCTCAACGGTCAACCATTGCCAAACTTTGTTGCACCGACGGTCAAGGAACGCGCTCTGATCGTGGAACATCATTGTTTCCTGATGCGAAATCTCAACAAAATACGGAAACTGAAGGATCGTTCGCCGGAACATCCATCGTCGCAATCGGCTAGTCCGGCTCCCGGGCAAGTGGCGGGAGTCAACGGGAAACCATCGCTAGCATCACAGATATCTGCCCTGCGCTGTCCACGGAATATGCGTACCCGCGGGTTGGCATTCGTCGAAGATGATCCCGAACTGGAGAAGATCGCGCGGATTGCTGTGGCGCTGAAGGAGCTCTGCATCGAAATCGCCAGCTTGAAAG ATGAAAAAGGTCAGCTATATCAGAACCGCTTGGCACCGCCATCCAAGAAGAAGGTCCCACTGTACTACGAACGAATTCCGCGTCCGATCGATCTAGCCCAGATTCAGTCTAACATCGAGCAGGGTTCGTACAAGCAACCGAAACTGTTCGAAGATGATCTGCTCATCATGTTTGGTAATGCAGTTAAATACTACGGTATCAATTCGGCGGAAGGAATCGCATCGCAAAAACTGAAGGAACACTACTACACTTGCAAGCAGCGCCAGGTGGACAAACTGATTGCTTACGTGGGGGAGCAGAATGAGCTACTGAGAGGATTTATTCCGAAGACAGAACCGGAAACGATTGTCCCAGTGAAAGGTCGGGGCAAGTTCAAGCAGGAACAACCGGAGGATATTATTCGATGCATTTGTGGTCTGTTCAAAGACGAAGGGTTGATGATTCAGTGTTCCAGATGTTTGGTTTGGCAGCACATTGAGTGTACGAAGGCAGATCCAGCGGTGGATAATTATCTTTGTGAAAAATGCTTACCTCGGTCAATAAACTACGAAATTCCTCTGAACGATTTTACAGAGGAAGGATATCAGTACTACATTTCACTGATGCGAGGAAATCTGCAAATTCGTCAAACCGATACGGTGTACGTACTGCGAGACATCCCAATGGCTCCAGATCCGAACAATCCGGAAGGTCCTCCGAGAAAGCATACCTACGAAACCATCGGTAAAGTGGACTATGCTGAATGTGATATCTTTCGGGTGGAAAGCCTCTGGAAGGATAAGGAAGGTCGCCGGTTTGTCTACGGTCATCACTATTTGCGTCCGCACGAAACGTACCACGAACCAACCCGACGATTCTATCCCAATGAGGTGATGCGGGTACCACTTTATGAAGTGATTCCGATAGAACTGGTGATGGATCGTTGCTGGGTGCTGGATCCGGCCACGTTCTGCAAAGGAAGACCAGTGGACAGCTCCGAACCGCACGTTTACATCTGCGAGCTGCGAGTGGATAAGAGTGCTCGGTTATTTTCGAAAATCTCCCGCCATGCGCATCCGGTTTGCATGAAATCCTATGCATTCCACAAATTTGAGGAGAAACTGAAAATTTCCAAGACATTTGCG CCTCATGATCTAGGTTCATTGTCTCATCTGCTAACCGCCAAGGACAACCGGAGGAAAGGTTCTAAGAAGGATGATGCCAACTCGACGACCTCGGCAACGCCTACCGTAGGTTCGAAGAAGATGACACCAGTTATGCAGCTGCTACCACCTCCACCGAAG ACCCTTGCGGAGAAACGTAACCGATTGGAAGAAGTTCTGGGCCGCCTGATGACAAAACTGAACACGAATCCGGCTGCCTTACCCGTGGTGGACATCAGCTATCTACTGACCGGACGGGGGGCACGTCTCCGAAGAACCATCGCCAATGCCACACCGGTTCCAATTATTTGA